In Elusimicrobium sp., one genomic interval encodes:
- a CDS encoding NAD(P)H-dependent oxidoreductase subunit E produces the protein MTDRFKPAVQILKDHDYDSSKLIPILQKVQDAYRFLPEDIMRFIANELEISPAKVFGVATFFAHFAITPKGKHIIKVCNGTACHVKGSSFVINTVKDKLKLKDGQDTTEDMMFTLECVSCLGACGLAPVLVLDDVVHGQITPAKAVELIDAVIASEANNGK, from the coding sequence ATGACAGACAGATTCAAACCTGCCGTGCAGATCTTAAAAGACCACGACTACGATAGTTCCAAACTAATCCCCATCCTCCAAAAAGTGCAAGATGCTTATCGCTTTTTACCCGAGGATATTATGCGCTTTATTGCCAACGAATTGGAAATTTCTCCCGCTAAGGTTTTTGGAGTAGCCACTTTCTTTGCGCACTTCGCCATTACCCCGAAAGGGAAACATATTATTAAAGTATGTAACGGAACTGCCTGCCACGTAAAAGGTTCTTCTTTTGTCATCAATACCGTAAAAGATAAATTAAAATTGAAAGACGGCCAAGACACGACCGAAGATATGATGTTTACGTTGGAATGCGTATCTTGTTTGGGTGCGTGCGGCTTGGCGCCGGTACTCGTTCTTGATGATGTGGTGCATGGGCAAATTACCCCGGCAAAAGCAGTGGAACTAATTGATGCGGTTATCGCTTCGGAGGCTAACAATGGCAAGTAA